The following coding sequences are from one Devosia neptuniae window:
- a CDS encoding alpha/beta hydrolase, whose translation MAEYHYREGKGADAASPLFVLLHGTGGDENQFFELGGQLLPGARLIAPRGDVSEHGALRYFKRTGEGVYDMADLALRTRQMADFVTARRNEGKPSRVVGLGYSNGANILAAVQFAAPELFDATILMHPLIPFTPPAVDFGGRQVLITAGQRDPMASVAMTEALGDYFTAHGARTELVWHAGGHELRQEELRAAQGFLAG comes from the coding sequence ATGGCCGAGTATCACTATCGCGAAGGCAAGGGCGCCGACGCCGCTTCGCCGCTGTTTGTGCTGCTGCATGGCACGGGTGGGGACGAGAACCAGTTTTTCGAGCTGGGCGGGCAATTGCTCCCAGGCGCCCGCCTCATCGCGCCGCGCGGCGATGTCAGCGAGCATGGCGCGCTGCGCTATTTCAAGCGCACCGGCGAGGGCGTCTACGACATGGCCGACCTGGCGCTGCGGACCCGGCAAATGGCCGATTTCGTCACCGCGCGGCGCAACGAAGGCAAGCCTTCGCGCGTGGTCGGGCTGGGCTATTCCAACGGTGCCAATATTCTCGCCGCGGTGCAATTTGCCGCGCCGGAGCTGTTCGACGCGACCATCCTGATGCATCCGCTGATCCCCTTCACCCCGCCGGCGGTGGATTTCGGCGGCCGACAGGTGCTGATCACGGCAGGGCAGCGCGATCCCATGGCCTCAGTGGCGATGACCGAGGCGCTGGGCGATTATTTCACTGCCCATGGCGCCAGGACCGAACTGGTCTGGCATGCCGGCGGCCACGAATTGCGCCAGGAGGAATTGCGGGCGGCGCAGGGATTTCTGGCGGGGTAG